A single region of the Roseivivax sp. THAF197b genome encodes:
- a CDS encoding Flp family type IVb pilin, which yields MTKTRIAIKAFARTFAKDEDGATAIEYGLFAALVGAVIVGTVATLGGQTNSGFQTMSDALSAEAPADT from the coding sequence ATGACCAAGACACGCATCGCCATCAAAGCCTTCGCCCGTACCTTTGCCAAAGACGAAGACGGCGCGACCGCGATCGAATACGGCCTCTTCGCCGCCCTCGTGGGTGCGGTGATTGTCGGCACCGTTGCCACGCTGGGCGGTCAGACCAATTCCGGCTTCCAAACGATGAGCGACGCTTTGTCAGCCGAGGCACCCGCCGACACGTAA
- a CDS encoding DUF11 domain-containing protein — protein sequence MRRLRTALLTAVMAQTALSGAKAGEFTVDWTLLDYPAGFTGNARVTLTDEHGYRLAATFSHGGGPFADPAFNPPTPDDLQIFGGNAPALALIGDAPLGRGAVGESSILSRLRFSAGGAPYAVNGLRYEIHDIDASDNDALDDRCDFVTVNGDSGPPILSAASATPVFLLGPGPGAGRTGALQANQAQCAYVEGRRVSPTSDNDRTGTLIVRHPDGLTEASITYDESIGSIRPPNGREDPYARGISVWGEVSFSSQDQGITLSITPDQTEYLVGDTVRYTYTITNAGDLSLNPSQSIVVQDARVGSVSCPAITTDIAPGGTLECTATTLATSADAGAGRIDTTAIAAIGLPGQTFADRLQSSPATASVAVVTTAPTPFTPGPGLAASQCGATTPTTAWEDYGLNWHNNDALGYDNARPDIFAIPGPEIVRGLSTAQINTVTEIERTSLPDRFDAARSFDYSFTTGAYTDIAEIWGVGVGAYDDDNGRYADSSGAFSFSVLIDDDPTFGSADVLLTQGQIDGVTFPGAQAIETQDTGWNIYGFGHFDADGTVVQINPNQTYYVRVNVYGDTRSGTHFGQFAPEIVLWDDFTLKTRTCPPPEADLSLTKTVQDTLGAAISDAVAGTLLDFTLTVTNDGPGTADGVVVRDLLPSGLAYLLDDAAAQGMSFDAATGLWQVGSVPAGQSRVLTIRATMQADGVHVNRAEIIASSVPDPDSDPAVGAASDDLGDGIADDDEASVSVTLRANAATLSGTIFLDTGAGGATAHDGTQAGAESGTSAALVTIADAAGTVLGTATPGSDGTWAFTLPDGYNGAVTVTLAATGDYLIISETGAPLPGRVLPDATDGAIRFLPDPATDYAGLDFGLIREATLTQDQEATIAAGQIVALRHEYLAHSAGNVDFALVDISQVPAGSFSATLFLDPACDGTPVSPVTGPMTVTEGTRICLVARVAADQGIGTGAVHVFEITAETSYTGTTIVERDTNTDRLSSQSEGSNLELSKTVENITRASGEGSQNAAAVGDVLEYRIYLRNASETAARNVTIYDQTPAYTRLAAPVPSPISVGTELVCNLASPATNAAGYAGGLRWDCTGDYAPGETGFVRFRVEIAP from the coding sequence ATGCGCCGTCTCCGTACGGCGCTTCTGACCGCTGTCATGGCACAAACAGCGCTGAGCGGCGCTAAGGCCGGCGAATTCACGGTCGACTGGACGCTTCTCGACTATCCGGCAGGTTTCACAGGCAACGCTCGTGTCACGTTGACCGACGAACATGGTTACCGACTGGCGGCCACCTTTTCACATGGCGGCGGTCCCTTTGCCGATCCGGCCTTCAACCCGCCCACTCCCGACGATCTGCAGATATTCGGTGGCAATGCGCCCGCGCTTGCGCTCATCGGCGATGCGCCTCTGGGCCGGGGCGCCGTCGGAGAATCCTCGATCCTGTCGCGGCTGCGCTTCAGCGCGGGCGGTGCGCCCTACGCGGTCAACGGCCTGCGCTATGAAATTCACGACATCGACGCCTCGGACAATGATGCCCTCGATGACCGATGCGATTTCGTGACCGTGAACGGCGATTCCGGACCTCCCATCTTGAGCGCGGCCTCGGCAACGCCCGTGTTCCTGCTTGGGCCGGGTCCGGGGGCTGGACGCACAGGCGCCTTGCAGGCGAACCAGGCGCAATGTGCGTATGTCGAAGGGCGAAGAGTATCGCCGACATCCGACAACGACAGAACCGGAACTCTGATCGTCAGGCATCCAGACGGTCTGACCGAGGCCAGCATTACCTATGACGAATCCATCGGGTCCATACGGCCGCCAAATGGACGCGAAGACCCTTATGCGCGTGGTATCTCCGTCTGGGGCGAGGTGTCTTTTTCCTCGCAGGACCAGGGCATCACCCTGTCAATCACGCCTGACCAGACGGAGTATCTGGTGGGCGACACGGTGCGCTACACCTACACCATCACCAATGCCGGGGACCTTTCGCTGAACCCGTCGCAATCCATCGTGGTGCAGGATGCGCGCGTGGGATCGGTCAGCTGTCCCGCGATCACGACAGACATCGCGCCCGGCGGCACGTTGGAATGCACGGCGACGACCCTCGCCACGAGCGCGGATGCCGGCGCGGGCCGCATCGACACGACCGCGATCGCGGCCATCGGCCTGCCCGGTCAGACCTTCGCGGACCGCCTGCAATCAAGCCCCGCCACCGCAAGCGTTGCGGTCGTGACGACAGCCCCCACCCCATTCACGCCGGGTCCGGGACTCGCGGCCAGCCAATGTGGCGCAACGACCCCCACGACCGCCTGGGAAGATTACGGGCTCAACTGGCACAACAACGACGCGCTGGGCTACGACAACGCGCGTCCGGACATCTTCGCGATCCCCGGACCCGAAATCGTGCGCGGGCTCTCAACGGCCCAGATCAACACGGTGACCGAGATCGAGCGGACGTCCCTGCCCGACCGCTTCGATGCCGCGCGGTCCTTCGATTACAGTTTCACCACCGGCGCCTATACTGATATCGCGGAGATCTGGGGCGTGGGCGTCGGCGCATATGACGACGACAATGGGCGGTATGCCGACAGCAGCGGCGCCTTCAGCTTCTCGGTTCTCATCGATGACGATCCGACCTTCGGCAGTGCCGATGTGCTGCTGACCCAGGGCCAGATCGACGGTGTGACCTTCCCCGGCGCGCAGGCCATCGAAACACAGGATACCGGCTGGAACATCTACGGCTTCGGCCATTTCGACGCCGACGGCACCGTGGTCCAGATCAACCCCAATCAAACCTATTACGTGCGCGTCAATGTCTACGGCGACACGCGCTCCGGCACGCATTTCGGCCAGTTCGCCCCCGAGATCGTGTTGTGGGACGACTTCACGCTGAAAACCAGGACCTGCCCACCGCCCGAGGCCGATCTGTCCCTGACCAAAACCGTGCAGGACACTTTGGGTGCCGCGATCAGCGATGCGGTGGCGGGCACATTGCTCGACTTCACGCTGACGGTGACCAATGACGGCCCCGGCACCGCGGATGGTGTGGTGGTGCGCGATCTCCTGCCCTCGGGTCTCGCCTATCTCCTGGACGATGCCGCAGCCCAGGGCATGAGCTTCGATGCCGCGACGGGGCTGTGGCAGGTGGGCAGCGTCCCCGCCGGTCAGTCCCGCGTGCTGACGATCCGGGCGACGATGCAGGCCGATGGCGTGCATGTGAACCGCGCGGAGATCATCGCGTCCTCGGTACCCGATCCGGACAGTGATCCCGCCGTTGGTGCGGCGAGCGACGATCTGGGCGACGGGATTGCCGACGATGACGAGGCCAGCGTTTCGGTCACCCTGCGGGCCAACGCCGCGACTTTGTCAGGGACGATCTTCCTCGATACCGGTGCGGGGGGAGCAACCGCCCATGACGGCACGCAAGCAGGCGCGGAGAGCGGCACCAGCGCCGCCCTCGTCACAATCGCCGACGCGGCGGGCACGGTGCTCGGAACCGCGACGCCCGGCAGCGATGGCACCTGGGCCTTCACCCTGCCCGATGGCTACAATGGAGCGGTCACCGTGACCCTCGCCGCCACCGGCGATTACCTGATCATCTCGGAAACAGGCGCGCCCCTGCCGGGCCGTGTCCTGCCCGACGCCACCGATGGCGCCATCCGCTTTCTGCCGGATCCCGCGACCGATTACGCGGGGCTCGATTTCGGCCTGATCCGCGAGGCAACCCTGACACAGGATCAGGAGGCCACGATTGCCGCGGGCCAGATCGTCGCGCTGCGCCACGAATACCTGGCGCACAGCGCGGGCAATGTGGATTTCGCGCTCGTGGATATCAGCCAGGTCCCAGCGGGCAGCTTCAGCGCCACGCTCTTTCTCGATCCCGCCTGCGACGGCACGCCCGTCTCGCCCGTGACCGGCCCCATGACCGTGACGGAGGGCACGCGGATCTGCCTCGTGGCGCGCGTTGCCGCCGATCAGGGCATCGGCACCGGCGCGGTGCATGTCTTCGAGATCACCGCCGAGACAAGTTATACCGGCACGACCATCGTGGAGCGGGACACCAATACCGACCGTCTCTCCAGCCAGTCGGAGGGCTCGAACCTCGAGCTCAGCAAGACGGTCGAGAATATCACCCGCGCCTCGGGCGAAGGATCGCAGAATGCGGCCGCCGTCGGGGACGTGCTGGAATACCGTATCTACTTACGCAATGCGTCGGAGACGGCGGCGCGGAACGTGACGATCTACGACCAGACGCCCGCCTATACGCGGCTCGCTGCCCCCGTGCCCTCGCCCATCTCGGTCGGTACGGAGCTTGTCTGCAATCTCGCATCCCCCGCAACCAATGCGGCGGGCTATGCCGGGGGGCTGCGCTGGGATTGCACGGGCGATTACGCGCCGGGCGAGACGGGTTTCGTGCGGTTCCGGGTCGAGATCGCGCCTTGA
- a CDS encoding type II secretion system F family protein produces the protein MTLILLCLAAGFVTLAGLGLWFMIQADRQRRRHHTRLQRARRMRAQPAAAPQAKRTAKQERHGTFGRIEAHLAQTSLRVSIEELLVQVSLAVLGLYALAVLFLGMHPVLALPLAVLLPIGAASLILRIAKARYRAAFTAELPETLDIFARGLRAGRPVADSLAIVVDTTKGPVHAEFSRCHDEIRMGTSLADSLARLELRVPTPEVSFFSVATSLQTETGGNLIETMEGLAAQLRERRKLRKKARALSSEARASALILASLPFAVVLAIGFLNGGYLEPLYADPRGQVMSLVAISSISLGVFMMAQMGKLDV, from the coding sequence ATGACACTCATCCTTCTTTGTCTCGCGGCCGGCTTCGTCACCCTTGCCGGGTTGGGCCTGTGGTTCATGATCCAGGCGGACCGTCAGCGCCGCCGACACCACACCCGCCTGCAGCGCGCGCGCCGCATGCGAGCGCAACCCGCCGCCGCGCCGCAGGCCAAGCGCACCGCCAAGCAGGAGCGACACGGCACGTTCGGCCGGATCGAAGCGCATCTGGCGCAAACCAGCCTGCGGGTCAGCATCGAGGAGCTTCTGGTGCAGGTATCGCTTGCCGTGCTCGGCCTCTACGCCCTGGCGGTCCTCTTTCTCGGGATGCATCCCGTGCTGGCGCTGCCCCTCGCGGTCCTGCTGCCGATTGGCGCGGCAAGCCTGATCCTGCGGATCGCGAAGGCCCGCTACCGGGCGGCTTTCACGGCCGAATTGCCCGAAACGCTCGATATCTTCGCACGCGGATTGCGCGCGGGCCGTCCCGTTGCCGACTCGCTGGCCATCGTGGTCGACACCACCAAGGGGCCCGTCCATGCGGAGTTTTCGCGCTGCCATGACGAGATCCGGATGGGCACCTCCTTGGCCGATAGCCTTGCGCGGCTCGAGCTGCGGGTGCCCACCCCGGAGGTAAGCTTCTTTTCGGTCGCCACATCGCTGCAAACCGAAACCGGCGGAAACCTGATCGAGACGATGGAGGGGTTGGCCGCGCAGCTTCGCGAACGGCGCAAGCTGCGCAAGAAGGCGCGCGCCTTGTCTTCCGAGGCCCGTGCCAGTGCGCTCATTCTGGCGTCCCTGCCCTTTGCCGTGGTGCTCGCGATCGGGTTTCTGAACGGCGGCTACCTTGAGCCGCTCTATGCAGATCCACGTGGGCAGGTGATGTCGCTCGTCGCGATCTCCAGCATCAGCCTGGGCGTTTTCATGATGGCGCAGATGGGCAAGCTCGATGTTTGA
- a CDS encoding SDR family oxidoreductase, with product MRLADKTALITGGASGFGRAIAETFAREGAEVTIVDLNGDGAEAVAAKIGGRAIQGDVTKAADIAAAVDAAQGADGRLDIVVNNAGWTHKNKPIMEVTEEEYDRLYDVNVRSIFHMTRACVPVMRAQGGGNIINIGSTAGLRPRPGLTWYNSTKGAVNLLSKSMAVELAPDKIRVNCVAPVIGATGLLEDFMGKPDTPENRAGFIAGIPLGRMSEPADIANACLYLASDEAEFITGIILEVDGGRTI from the coding sequence ATGCGACTAGCAGACAAGACGGCGCTGATCACGGGCGGCGCGTCGGGCTTCGGCCGGGCGATTGCCGAAACCTTCGCGCGCGAAGGCGCCGAGGTCACCATTGTCGATCTCAATGGCGACGGGGCCGAGGCCGTGGCGGCAAAGATCGGCGGCAGGGCCATTCAGGGCGACGTCACGAAAGCCGCCGATATCGCAGCGGCGGTCGATGCGGCGCAAGGCGCGGACGGCCGGCTCGATATCGTGGTGAACAATGCAGGCTGGACCCACAAGAACAAGCCGATCATGGAAGTCACCGAAGAGGAATACGACCGGCTTTATGACGTCAATGTCCGCTCCATCTTCCACATGACGCGGGCCTGCGTGCCGGTGATGCGGGCGCAGGGCGGCGGCAACATAATCAATATCGGCTCGACCGCCGGGCTCCGTCCGCGTCCGGGTCTGACCTGGTACAATTCCACCAAGGGCGCGGTGAACCTTCTGTCGAAGTCCATGGCGGTGGAGCTTGCCCCCGACAAGATCAGGGTGAATTGCGTGGCCCCGGTCATCGGGGCAACCGGGCTTCTGGAGGATTTCATGGGCAAGCCCGACACGCCCGAGAACCGCGCGGGCTTCATTGCGGGCATCCCGCTGGGCCGCATGTCGGAGCCTGCGGATATTGCCAATGCCTGTCTCTACCTTGCCTCGGACGAAGCGGAGTTCATCACCGGCATCATCCTCGAAGTGGATGGCGGGCGCACGATCTGA
- a CDS encoding CpaF family protein — protein MNVHVPQGLIADALPQVLSIAEQIDAEGLSASERANVAVTYLLETSAAAWPLALQRQILVAATAALEGDPDPETPLPAATPLPAAAPDEDASPQPSRLADTAPAQTLETWQHASDAPVKPASAAVETGAFSGDLMNLANKVVQDLSDILDFSDLAGKPRAEQEKAIHDAIRRLSEDRKMHLNGREVSDLVNAVLADMLGLGPLEALLADDRVTDIMVNGPHQVYVERSGKLELTQVRFRDNAHVFAVASRIVAAIGRRIDESQPMVDARLKDGSRVNVAVPPLAIDGPTITIRKFPSNPIRLEALVDNGSLTSQMAAFLGLAAFLRLNILVSGGTGSGKTTLMNAMSQFIPEGERVVTIEDVAELRFQQPHVVRFETRPPNVEGTGEVTMRTLVRNALRMRPDRIIIGEIRGDEVLDLLQAMNTGHDGSMSTLHANSPREALTRVESMAALAGFAPGTGVVRRQLSDAVHLIVQVSRMRDGKRRITSISEIAGIAGDTITLQDLFTFEADPSSTRTEVRGDFRYSGFRPKFASRAAEYGVADELDALLRAKP, from the coding sequence ATGAACGTGCACGTCCCCCAGGGTTTGATCGCGGATGCGCTGCCGCAGGTCCTGTCGATTGCAGAGCAGATCGATGCGGAGGGCCTATCCGCGTCCGAGCGGGCGAATGTCGCGGTCACCTACCTGCTTGAGACTTCGGCAGCCGCATGGCCACTGGCGCTCCAGCGTCAGATCCTTGTCGCGGCGACCGCGGCGCTTGAGGGCGATCCCGATCCGGAGACGCCGCTCCCTGCCGCTACTCCGCTTCCTGCCGCGGCCCCCGATGAGGACGCGAGCCCGCAGCCTTCGCGCCTCGCAGATACCGCCCCGGCGCAGACCTTGGAGACGTGGCAGCACGCCTCCGACGCACCCGTGAAGCCCGCATCCGCCGCTGTCGAGACGGGCGCGTTCTCCGGCGATCTGATGAATCTGGCCAACAAGGTCGTGCAGGATCTGTCTGATATCCTCGACTTCTCGGACCTCGCGGGCAAGCCGCGCGCGGAGCAGGAAAAGGCCATTCACGACGCCATCCGCAGGCTGTCCGAAGACCGCAAGATGCATCTCAACGGACGCGAAGTGTCCGATCTGGTGAACGCGGTTCTGGCGGACATGCTGGGCCTCGGCCCGCTTGAGGCATTGCTGGCCGATGACCGGGTGACGGACATCATGGTGAACGGGCCCCACCAGGTCTATGTCGAACGGTCGGGCAAGCTGGAACTGACGCAAGTGCGGTTTCGCGACAATGCGCATGTCTTCGCCGTGGCAAGCCGCATCGTGGCCGCCATCGGGCGGCGCATCGATGAAAGCCAGCCCATGGTCGATGCACGCCTCAAGGATGGCAGTCGCGTCAACGTGGCCGTGCCGCCCCTGGCGATCGACGGGCCGACCATCACGATCAGGAAGTTCCCGTCCAATCCGATCCGGCTCGAGGCACTGGTCGACAATGGCAGCCTGACATCGCAGATGGCGGCCTTTCTGGGTCTCGCCGCGTTCCTGCGGCTCAATATCCTCGTCTCCGGCGGCACCGGGTCCGGCAAGACGACCCTGATGAACGCCATGTCGCAATTCATCCCCGAGGGCGAGCGCGTCGTGACCATCGAAGACGTCGCCGAATTGCGGTTCCAGCAGCCCCATGTGGTCCGCTTCGAAACGCGTCCGCCCAATGTCGAAGGCACCGGCGAAGTGACCATGCGGACCCTCGTGCGCAACGCGCTGCGCATGCGCCCCGACCGGATCATCATTGGCGAGATCCGCGGCGACGAGGTGCTCGATCTCCTGCAGGCGATGAATACCGGGCATGACGGCTCCATGAGCACGCTGCACGCCAATTCCCCGCGCGAAGCGCTGACCCGCGTTGAAAGCATGGCCGCCCTCGCCGGATTTGCCCCGGGCACGGGCGTTGTCCGGCGCCAATTGTCCGATGCGGTGCATCTCATCGTGCAGGTCTCGCGGATGCGCGACGGCAAACGCCGGATCACCTCCATCTCCGAGATTGCGGGCATCGCGGGCGACACGATCACCCTGCAGGACCTGTTCACCTTCGAAGCCGATCCGAGCAGCACCCGCACGGAGGTCCGGGGCGATTTCCGCTATTCCGGCTTCCGTCCGAAATTCGCGAGCCGGGCCGCCGAATACGGCGTGGCCGATGAGCTCGACGCGCTGTTGAGGGCCAAGCCATGA
- a CDS encoding Hpt domain-containing protein, which translates to MRLGFLKKLTGRGRAAATDGPEPGNTGAVIDTPGAPDPIDLARLGELKQVLPEDAVRTLVQTFLSETEAELPVPPIAAEDTAATARVVHKIAGSAAVLGAHRFHAALGTAEAALRENQVALSEAGLEEAHRIWAITKARLEALDIDAIQAP; encoded by the coding sequence ATGCGCCTTGGATTCTTGAAGAAACTCACCGGACGAGGCCGCGCGGCCGCCACCGACGGGCCAGAGCCCGGCAACACAGGCGCTGTCATCGATACGCCCGGCGCGCCGGACCCGATCGACCTTGCCCGCCTTGGCGAACTGAAACAGGTCTTGCCCGAAGATGCGGTGCGGACCCTTGTTCAGACCTTTCTCTCCGAGACGGAGGCCGAACTGCCGGTGCCGCCAATCGCGGCGGAGGATACCGCAGCGACCGCTCGCGTGGTGCACAAGATCGCAGGCTCTGCCGCCGTGCTCGGCGCGCACCGCTTTCACGCAGCACTCGGCACCGCAGAGGCCGCCTTGCGCGAAAACCAGGTGGCGCTGTCCGAGGCGGGCCTCGAAGAGGCGCATCGCATCTGGGCCATCACCAAGGCCCGTCTCGAGGCGCTGGATATCGACGCGATCCAAGCCCCTTAA
- a CDS encoding glycosyltransferase, with amino-acid sequence MIHSRKIALVSAFPPGKGSLNEYGLHLARGFAERPDVAEVVVLADRLDAPMAELDLGPKIRVRRVWRFNALGTPVDLLRALRSERPDGIVYNLQMASFGDRELPAALGLCTPLATRLAGLPSGIIAHNLVTGVDLEQTLLKGQPVRQAVVRAGASLITRAMTGANYMTVTLRSYAETMQARYPGADISLVPHGTFDTEQRPWHPLSTRPLKIVTMGKFGTYKRLETLLEAFDRVRKTPGFEGLTLEIGGSDHPNTPGYMAGLAAARAEDPGVCFRGYLAEEEIPDFFETARISVFDYETTTGSSGVLHQTASYGALPVFPRIGDFVDLCEDEGLTGLHYEPGDVDGMAAAILRGLRETDASEALARANAEAARGMPFAEVIAVHMDKLQAA; translated from the coding sequence ATGATCCACTCACGCAAGATTGCCCTCGTCAGTGCCTTTCCGCCCGGAAAAGGCAGCCTCAACGAATACGGATTGCACCTCGCCCGCGGCTTTGCCGAAAGGCCCGACGTGGCCGAAGTGGTGGTGCTGGCCGACAGGCTCGATGCGCCGATGGCCGAGCTGGACCTCGGCCCCAAGATCCGCGTGCGGCGGGTCTGGCGGTTCAACGCGCTCGGCACGCCGGTGGATCTGCTGCGCGCGCTGCGCAGCGAACGCCCCGATGGCATTGTCTACAACCTCCAGATGGCCAGTTTCGGCGACCGCGAACTTCCCGCGGCGCTGGGATTGTGCACACCGCTGGCCACGCGACTGGCAGGCCTGCCAAGCGGCATCATCGCGCACAACCTCGTCACCGGTGTCGATCTCGAACAGACGCTCCTGAAAGGCCAGCCCGTCCGGCAGGCCGTGGTGCGCGCGGGCGCGTCGCTCATCACCCGCGCCATGACCGGGGCGAATTACATGACCGTCACGCTGCGCAGCTATGCCGAGACGATGCAGGCACGCTATCCCGGCGCCGATATCTCGCTCGTGCCGCATGGCACGTTCGATACCGAGCAGCGGCCTTGGCATCCGCTGTCCACGCGCCCTCTGAAGATCGTGACCATGGGCAAGTTCGGCACCTACAAGCGGCTCGAGACCCTGCTCGAAGCCTTCGACCGCGTGCGCAAAACGCCAGGTTTCGAAGGGCTCACGCTGGAAATCGGCGGCAGCGATCACCCCAATACGCCGGGCTACATGGCGGGGCTGGCCGCCGCACGCGCAGAAGATCCCGGCGTGTGCTTCCGCGGCTATCTCGCCGAGGAGGAAATCCCCGACTTCTTCGAGACCGCGCGCATTTCCGTCTTCGATTACGAGACCACGACCGGCTCGTCGGGCGTGCTGCACCAGACGGCGAGCTATGGCGCGCTTCCGGTCTTCCCACGCATCGGCGATTTCGTCGATCTCTGCGAAGATGAAGGGCTGACCGGTCTGCATTACGAACCGGGCGACGTGGATGGCATGGCCGCGGCGATCCTGCGCGGCCTGCGCGAGACGGACGCCTCCGAGGCGCTGGCCCGCGCCAATGCCGAAGCCGCCCGCGGCATGCCCTTCGCCGAGGTCATCGCGGTGCACATGGACAAGTTGCAGGCGGCCTGA
- a CDS encoding CaiB/BaiF CoA-transferase family protein, with protein sequence MQDLEGITVVTLEQAVAAPYASGRLADGGARVIKIEREEGDFARNYDSLVDGESAYFVWLNRGKESIRLNVKDPGDHALMARMLAKADVFIQNLAPGAAARLGFGAEALCETYPRLICCSISGYGEDGPYRDQKAYDLLIQAESGLCAINGTEHGSARVGVSVCDIAAGMTAFQAILQALFARERTGRGRAIEVSLFHAMADWMNVPYLQTRYGGKPPARVGLKHPTIAPYGAYDCADGKAVLISIQNEREWVRLCAEVLDHADLATDPRFASNSDRVAHRDALEPQVAAVFAAHRREAMIAKLQAAKIAYGRLSDLDDLMAHPQNRLITVQTGAGEIEMLAPGAVVCGQAPRFGAVPTLGAHDDALRAEFAASD encoded by the coding sequence ATGCAGGATCTCGAAGGCATCACGGTGGTCACGCTGGAGCAGGCGGTCGCCGCCCCCTATGCGTCGGGGCGACTGGCCGATGGGGGTGCGCGCGTCATCAAGATCGAACGTGAGGAGGGCGATTTCGCCCGCAACTACGATTCCCTCGTCGACGGGGAGAGCGCCTATTTCGTCTGGCTCAATCGCGGCAAGGAATCGATCCGCCTGAACGTGAAAGACCCCGGCGATCACGCGCTCATGGCGCGGATGCTGGCCAAAGCGGACGTCTTCATCCAGAACCTCGCCCCGGGTGCGGCGGCGCGGCTCGGTTTCGGGGCGGAGGCGCTTTGCGAGACATATCCGCGCCTGATCTGTTGCTCGATCTCGGGCTACGGCGAGGACGGCCCCTACCGCGATCAGAAGGCCTATGACCTGCTGATCCAGGCCGAAAGCGGGCTCTGCGCGATCAACGGGACGGAGCATGGATCGGCCCGCGTCGGCGTGTCCGTCTGCGATATCGCGGCAGGCATGACCGCGTTCCAGGCGATCCTCCAGGCGCTTTTCGCGCGCGAACGGACCGGTCGAGGCCGCGCCATCGAGGTGTCGCTGTTTCACGCCATGGCCGATTGGATGAACGTGCCGTATCTGCAGACGCGCTATGGCGGCAAACCGCCCGCACGGGTCGGGCTGAAACATCCGACCATCGCGCCTTACGGTGCTTATGATTGCGCCGATGGCAAGGCGGTGCTGATCTCGATCCAGAACGAACGCGAATGGGTCCGGCTTTGCGCCGAGGTGCTGGACCATGCCGACCTCGCCACCGATCCGCGCTTTGCGTCGAACTCCGACCGGGTCGCCCATCGCGACGCGCTGGAGCCGCAGGTCGCCGCCGTTTTCGCAGCCCATCGCCGCGAAGCTATGATCGCGAAGTTGCAAGCCGCGAAGATCGCCTATGGGCGTCTGTCGGATCTCGACGATCTGATGGCCCATCCGCAGAACCGCCTGATCACCGTGCAGACCGGCGCGGGCGAGATCGAGATGCTGGCCCCGGGTGCCGTGGTGTGCGGACAGGCGCCCCGCTTCGGCGCGGTGCCGACCCTTGGCGCGCATGACGACGCCTTGCGCGCGGAATTCGCGGCATCGGACTAA
- a CDS encoding response regulator transcription factor, which yields MRILVADDHILVRDAIAAFLQADDFAEVTTVSSLPEALDTVREVGAFDLVLLDYSMPGMDGLDGLAKMRKANNEKPVAILSGTAPREVAEAALKAGAQGFVPKTLAAKSLVVAAQFMAAGEIYAPFGFMQQNEDDGTGPMTKRELEVLRGICQGKSNKEIARDTDLQEVTIKLHVKTLCRKLGARNRTQAAMIARDRYLV from the coding sequence CTGCGTATCCTTGTTGCCGATGACCATATTCTTGTACGTGATGCGATTGCTGCCTTTTTGCAGGCCGACGATTTTGCCGAAGTGACCACCGTTTCCAGCCTGCCCGAGGCGCTCGACACGGTCCGGGAAGTGGGCGCGTTCGACCTCGTGCTTCTGGATTATTCCATGCCGGGCATGGACGGGCTCGACGGGCTGGCCAAGATGCGCAAGGCCAACAACGAAAAACCGGTGGCGATCCTGTCGGGCACGGCACCGCGCGAAGTGGCCGAAGCCGCGCTGAAGGCCGGCGCGCAGGGCTTCGTTCCCAAGACCCTGGCCGCCAAATCGCTGGTCGTGGCGGCGCAATTCATGGCCGCGGGCGAGATCTACGCCCCCTTCGGCTTCATGCAGCAGAACGAAGACGATGGCACGGGTCCGATGACCAAGCGCGAACTCGAGGTGCTCCGCGGCATCTGCCAGGGCAAGTCCAACAAGGAAATCGCCCGCGATACCGACCTGCAGGAAGTGACCATCAAGCTGCACGTCAAGACGCTCTGCCGGAAGCTCGGCGCCCGCAATCGCACACAGGCTGCAATGATCGCACGCGACCGCTACCTGGTCTGA